The DNA region GCTTCCTTCCACTGTTACTCTTCTTTTCTGGACGTGAGGGAGGATTTTCGTTAACAAGAGAAACTATATTGCTGACAACAGCATCCTTCTCCAGGGTATGTGCCAGGTGGTAGTACTTCCAGTAGCCTTCACGTCTATTGTGTTCAGACATAAGGGCACATACCATTTCCGATCAAAATGCGAATTGATAAGATAGCATTGATCATGTGCTAAAACGAATTAGGCAACAACCCCCCATACTGAAGCATGCGTAATGGCTTTGGGTAACGGAATAGAGAAGCGTCATGGTTCGATGGAATTTCGCTTCCATCAACGTCTAGCGGTTCTTTACTTACCACCACAACTACTCGTGGAGAGCGAAGTTCTTACAGTAGTGCGGTAGAAGGAAAGGAATGTGAATTTTTAGATCACTTCCAATTCTGTGATTCTAGTGCGGGCAGATAACTCCTACACACCCTCCGGCAAATTCAGAATCAGCCACAACATGTTTCTCCTCCGCCGCTTTCTCCAACGAGCCTATTGTAAGCACCTGTTCTGGCTTGCTTCCATACCTGTAGACTGTTATTCCTTTACAGCGTAACTTGTATGCAAGCAAGTATGCCTTTCTAACATCCTCCAGCGTTGCGTTTTCTGGAAAGTTAATGGTTTTGCTGACCGCGTTGTCTGTATATTTTTGAAATGCAGCCTGCATCTTCACATGCCATTCTGGGGTAATGTCCAATGCTGTCACAAAGATCCTTTTTAAATCTTTAGGGATATTTGCAATTTTCTGCACAGACCCCGTCTGGGCTACCTGCATAAGAAGCTCTGAAGTAAATTTTCTCCTTCTTGCTATTTGTTGGAAAACTTCATTCACTTCCAACAGGCGCACGCCCCCCATCACATTTCTAACAAAGGAGACTGCAAATAGAGGCTCAATACCAGATGAGCACCCAGCTATGATAGAAATTGTTCCTGTTGGCGCTATTGTTGTTACCGTTGCGTTACGCATATGTTTGTACTTTCTTTTTGTTCTCCAAATACTGTTCCTAAAGTTAGGAAAGTCTCCTCGTTCTTTGCCCAGTTGCTGAGAAGCTTTATGCCCTTCAGTTTGAATAAATTTCATAATTTGTTTGCCAGCTCTTAGTGCTTTTGCCGAATCATACGGAATCCCCATTTTTATCAACGCTTCTGCAAACCCCATTATGCCCAAACCAATTTTTCTATTAGAATAAGTAATCTCTTTGATTTGAGCAACAGGATACTTGTTTGCATCAATAACGTTATCAAGAAACCGTACGGCGAGATGAGTAAGTTTTCCAAGTTTATCCCAATCGATCCTCCTGCCCTCAACAACTTTAGACAAATTAATGGAACCTAAATTGCAGGATTCCCATGGCAATAGGGGTTGCTCACCACACGGGTTTGTTGCCTCTATCTTACCAGCCTCGGGCGTTGGATTATGTCTATTAATCTCATCTATGAAGATTATGCCGGGATCGCCTGTCTTCCATGCGTTAGCAACTATCAGATCGAACACTTCTCTTGCATTTAATTTTCTAACGATTTCCTTATTTCGTGGGTTGATCAACGCATACTCCTTATTCTTAGCTACAGCCTTCATGAACGCATCGGTTACGGCGACCGAGATGTTGAAATTGCTCAGAAAATTTTCTTTGGATTTGCATGTGATAAATTCTAAAATATCTGGATGATTTACGTTTAGAATTCCCATGTTTGCCCCTCTTCGCCTGCCACCCTGCTTTATCACATCAGTTGTTTGATCGAAGATCGTCATGAATGTAACAGGCCCAGACGCAATTCCACCGCTTGATCTCACTCTATCCCCCCTTGGTCGCAATCTGCTGAAGGAAAAACCAGTTCCGCCTCCGCTCTGGTGAATTATTGCTGTCCATTTTACGGCATCAAAGATCCCTTGCAGTGAATCTTCCACTGGAATTACGAAGCACGCAGATAACTGTCCCAGTGTTGT from Nitrososphaerales archaeon includes:
- a CDS encoding vitamin B12-dependent ribonucleotide reductase, with the translated sequence MISKVLKRDGRIEQFQPQKITNAIQKALIATRTENGQIAKKLSDRVVQILDAKYASRIPSVEDIQDAVEDVLIENNLSEVAKAYILYRENHAKVREIKEFFGVKDDLKLGINAIKVLQRRYLLRNERDEIIETPSQLFRRVARAVASVETKYNKKVDVKKLEEQFYEMMSNLEFLPNTPTLMNAGTTLGQLSACFVIPVEDSLQGIFDAVKWTAIIHQSGGGTGFSFSRLRPRGDRVRSSGGIASGPVTFMTIFDQTTDVIKQGGRRRGANMGILNVNHPDILEFITCKSKENFLSNFNISVAVTDAFMKAVAKNKEYALINPRNKEIVRKLNAREVFDLIVANAWKTGDPGIIFIDEINRHNPTPEAGKIEATNPCGEQPLLPWESCNLGSINLSKVVEGRRIDWDKLGKLTHLAVRFLDNVIDANKYPVAQIKEITYSNRKIGLGIMGFAEALIKMGIPYDSAKALRAGKQIMKFIQTEGHKASQQLGKERGDFPNFRNSIWRTKRKYKHMRNATVTTIAPTGTISIIAGCSSGIEPLFAVSFVRNVMGGVRLLEVNEVFQQIARRRKFTSELLMQVAQTGSVQKIANIPKDLKRIFVTALDITPEWHVKMQAAFQKYTDNAVSKTINFPENATLEDVRKAYLLAYKLRCKGITVYRYGSKPEQVLTIGSLEKAAEEKHVVADSEFAGGCVGVICPH